A genomic window from Anthocerotibacter panamensis C109 includes:
- a CDS encoding class I SAM-dependent methyltransferase, which produces MGRLHGTRLLRKLWQNANVRAYFEEQIYATDPLLKSPHLRFAPPGHFYSPLADLDEIQAKSDQLYSLPERSAGIDFNTEAQHQLLGQLAVHFTDFDWQQTPVAGRRYWMKNFYFEDGDALILFALIRHLKPQRIIEVGAGFSSALMLDINERYCNPSLELCFIEPHPERLEQLLTPADWERVRILKRPVQDIPLEEFDTLGPNDFLFIDSSHVAKVGSDVNYLVFKVLPRLRSGVVIHFHDVFFPFEYPWEWIKEGRAWNELYLLHAFLQYNQAFEVLLFNRYVAHQFKEAIQALSPLISSNPGASLWLRKK; this is translated from the coding sequence ATGGGTAGGCTACACGGCACGAGATTATTGCGCAAACTGTGGCAAAATGCGAACGTCCGTGCGTACTTTGAGGAGCAGATCTACGCGACCGATCCCCTACTGAAAAGCCCCCATCTGCGCTTTGCACCGCCGGGACACTTCTATTCACCGTTAGCAGACTTGGATGAGATCCAGGCCAAAAGTGATCAGTTGTATAGCCTGCCCGAGAGGAGTGCCGGGATAGACTTCAACACCGAGGCTCAGCACCAACTACTGGGCCAACTTGCGGTACATTTTACAGATTTTGACTGGCAGCAGACGCCCGTGGCGGGGAGGCGTTACTGGATGAAAAACTTCTATTTTGAGGACGGGGACGCACTGATACTCTTTGCGCTGATCCGCCACCTCAAGCCCCAACGTATTATCGAAGTCGGGGCGGGATTCTCGTCGGCGCTGATGCTGGATATCAATGAGCGTTACTGCAACCCCAGCCTGGAACTTTGTTTCATCGAACCTCACCCCGAGCGGCTAGAACAACTGCTCACCCCTGCGGATTGGGAAAGGGTACGCATCCTCAAACGACCTGTCCAAGACATACCCCTGGAGGAGTTTGATACGCTTGGACCCAATGATTTTCTCTTTATTGATTCTTCTCATGTGGCGAAGGTCGGTAGCGATGTGAACTACCTCGTCTTTAAGGTATTGCCGCGCTTGCGTAGCGGGGTGGTGATCCACTTTCACGATGTGTTCTTTCCTTTTGAATATCCCTGGGAATGGATCAAGGAGGGGCGAGCCTGGAACGAGTTGTACCTCCTGCACGCCTTTCTACAGTACAACCAAGCGTTTGAGGTGCTGTTGTTCAATCGCTATGTCGCCCATCAGTTCAAGGAAGCTATCCAAGCCCTCTCGCCGCTGATAAGCAGCAATCCGGGTGCCTCCCTATGGCTGCGCAAAAAATAG
- the mltA gene encoding murein transglycosylase A has protein sequence MHRRNFCQLAALMMGSPAWAGQGPNSELLRPATPLDLVGSFAEGWLEQQPLVQTVDRSLSFLAKKGSQRDYPACGLEHGQVLESLRFFREQILTSTSPLEFELRIWHYYDFLQSPGQQGLGDVLFTGYYEPIFAGSLMPSERFRYPLYRLPPDLVLDAQGTCLGRRTPEGLQPYYTRQDLEEGQLLKGLELVWLDNAFDAYLIHIQGSARLVLENGQMLGIGYAGKTDRPYQSLGKALIQAGRLQPAQVTLPVLRQYFQEHPDELKPYLYTNQSYVFFKTTALQAPGPLGSIGVPLTAFHSIATDRSLFPRGALALVNVPVPLQGQPESRLLSRFVCNQDTGGAIVGPGRVDLFVGSGPQAEDVAGRLKAVGNLYFPVLKANPGPFNRDVRSSVAPLFFAQP, from the coding sequence ATGCACCGCAGAAACTTTTGTCAACTGGCCGCGCTCATGATGGGAAGCCCAGCCTGGGCCGGTCAGGGACCGAATAGCGAACTTCTGCGTCCGGCCACGCCCTTAGACTTGGTCGGTTCTTTTGCCGAGGGTTGGTTGGAGCAGCAGCCCCTCGTGCAGACCGTGGACCGCAGCTTGAGTTTTTTAGCCAAAAAAGGTTCCCAACGCGACTACCCAGCCTGCGGGCTCGAACACGGGCAAGTCTTGGAGAGTTTACGTTTTTTTCGAGAGCAGATCCTGACGAGCACAAGCCCGCTGGAGTTTGAACTACGCATCTGGCACTACTATGATTTCCTCCAATCGCCGGGGCAACAGGGGCTAGGAGATGTCCTCTTCACAGGCTACTATGAGCCGATTTTTGCTGGGAGCCTGATGCCAAGCGAGCGTTTTCGCTATCCTCTGTATCGTCTGCCCCCGGATCTTGTCCTCGACGCCCAGGGTACCTGCCTGGGGCGCCGGACCCCTGAAGGGCTACAACCCTACTACACACGCCAGGATCTCGAAGAGGGCCAACTGCTCAAGGGGCTGGAACTAGTCTGGTTAGACAATGCCTTTGACGCCTATTTGATCCATATCCAGGGTTCAGCCCGGTTGGTTCTCGAGAATGGTCAGATGTTGGGTATTGGTTACGCCGGGAAGACTGACCGTCCCTACCAAAGCCTGGGTAAAGCACTGATCCAAGCGGGTCGCCTCCAGCCGGCCCAAGTGACGCTTCCGGTCCTGCGGCAGTACTTCCAGGAGCACCCCGACGAGCTGAAGCCCTACCTTTACACCAACCAGAGCTATGTCTTCTTCAAGACCACTGCCTTGCAAGCCCCCGGTCCCCTAGGGAGTATTGGGGTACCGCTCACTGCCTTTCATTCGATTGCTACGGACCGCTCGCTCTTCCCGCGGGGCGCTTTGGCGCTAGTCAATGTCCCCGTTCCTTTACAGGGTCAACCCGAATCGCGCCTGTTGAGCCGTTTTGTCTGCAATCAAGACACCGGTGGGGCCATTGTCGGGCCGGGTCGGGTGGATCTTTTTGTGGGCAGTGGCCCGCAGGCGGAGGATGTGGCGGGCCGCCTCAAGGCCGTGGGTAACCTCTATTTCCCAGTCCTCAAAGCTAATCCTGGGCCATTTAACCGCGACGTACGGTCCTCGGTAGCTCCTCTATTTTTTGCGCAGCCATAG
- a CDS encoding TonB C-terminal domain-containing protein: MQLFITQSLRHTVLGRILHALSCLSVLLLPVTPALAVPAPRSFPIRVYINPNTVSKTGQNRDSLEEYRRYSLRQAVMDWNRLMVLLPDKPTDSKYAMVLRRQDGALPEELLSKLGFFILTRRREEADLVIEAVDGINLRGEDNPRLPATLSLFTLSPNYRIGKISVSLRRYSPREVYTNDLDLRLLVINQLGRVMGLPQTPDQKCNVMSPNRTECNSDSLAECKFRQIQQFACVAVEDEQLRQVEAQLLQGRWVGLGLHDYARNVTRRISAHLSNEYKERGDIYIKLLPTGELKEVKVGKSFGSPEVDQQVTTLVQGLSPFQPFPDTYKVPDFDLTLSIKNTPLIAPPGLSDYVNKLLRLVSNQLPDLGLVNPRGQIQLRLSEDGEVLAYKITQSFGNGDADQKVTRLLGTLPRFVPPPKLTIAARDDCFTEQQVDATLNFGVEVAGQTSRSTMLASCLQTNFIEEDATLSRSERDQQELKRFLDRSP; this comes from the coding sequence ATGCAACTTTTCATAACCCAATCCCTCCGCCACACCGTTTTGGGACGCATCCTGCATGCGCTTAGCTGCTTGAGCGTCCTGCTGCTGCCCGTCACCCCCGCCCTTGCGGTCCCCGCGCCACGCAGTTTTCCAATCCGGGTCTACATCAATCCCAACACCGTGAGCAAAACAGGCCAAAACCGCGACTCTTTGGAGGAGTACCGCAGATACAGCCTGCGGCAGGCGGTCATGGACTGGAATCGCCTGATGGTCCTGCTGCCGGACAAGCCCACCGATTCCAAATACGCTATGGTCCTGCGCCGACAGGATGGCGCTTTACCAGAAGAACTGTTGTCCAAATTGGGCTTCTTCATCCTCACGCGCCGCCGGGAAGAGGCGGACCTTGTAATCGAAGCAGTGGACGGGATCAACCTGCGCGGCGAGGATAATCCCAGACTTCCTGCGACCCTCAGCCTCTTCACCCTCAGCCCCAACTACCGCATTGGTAAGATCTCAGTCAGTCTGCGCCGATACAGTCCCCGCGAGGTGTACACCAATGACCTCGACCTCAGACTTTTGGTCATCAACCAGTTAGGGCGGGTCATGGGACTCCCTCAGACACCGGACCAGAAGTGCAATGTCATGTCCCCCAACCGCACCGAATGTAATTCTGACAGCCTTGCTGAGTGTAAGTTCCGGCAGATCCAGCAGTTTGCGTGTGTCGCAGTCGAGGACGAGCAATTGCGTCAGGTCGAGGCTCAATTGCTCCAAGGGCGTTGGGTTGGGCTTGGTCTGCACGACTATGCCCGCAATGTGACCCGCCGGATCAGCGCCCACCTGAGTAATGAATATAAAGAGCGCGGCGATATCTATATCAAACTGCTCCCCACGGGGGAGCTAAAAGAGGTCAAAGTCGGTAAATCTTTTGGCAGCCCGGAGGTAGACCAGCAAGTCACTACCTTGGTCCAAGGGCTCTCCCCCTTCCAGCCATTCCCCGATACGTATAAAGTCCCTGATTTTGACTTGACCCTATCGATCAAAAATACGCCCCTCATCGCACCCCCCGGTCTGAGCGACTATGTAAACAAGCTCCTGCGCTTGGTGTCCAACCAACTCCCTGACTTGGGGTTAGTCAATCCCCGTGGTCAGATCCAGCTACGCCTCTCTGAGGATGGTGAGGTCTTGGCCTACAAAATCACCCAATCTTTCGGGAATGGGGACGCCGACCAAAAAGTTACCCGCCTTCTAGGAACCCTCCCGCGCTTTGTACCCCCGCCCAAGCTCACCATCGCTGCTCGGGATGACTGCTTTACCGAACAACAGGTCGATGCCACCTTGAATTTTGGGGTCGAAGTAGCCGGACAGACCAGCCGGAGTACGATGCTTGCCAGTTGTCTACAGACCAACTTCATTGAGGAGGACGCTACCCTCAGTCGAAGCGAACGCGACCAGCAAGAGCTAAAACGGTTTTTGGACCGAAGCCCTTGA
- a CDS encoding phospholipase D-like domain-containing protein, which translates to MVKQHKQGMSQRDLFFVGGALVLILGVAYLLGQGSGATVDPGKIEVSTLEDDRLYTGVADEYDDSAPKSRPERKPLPPEELKPIAPLPQAPNLRVYFNQNHASTYTDPYRQIRRYGDDLEAIVVAEVNKAQTSLDLAVHELNLPHIAQAIAARSRAGVRVRLIMENAYTRDVGQFTPTDLAQLNERDRDRAEQLRRYIDIDNDGRLTPAELAERDALYILNQQGVPWIDDTADGSKGSGIMHDKYLLIDGQTLITGSTNLTYSDVHGDRDAPDTRGNNNNLLVITSPALVALYRRDFEQMWGDGPGGLPDSRFGSRKTPSPLVPQAVGDIAVAVQFSPMGARVPQAMTTNGSVAQALSEATASVHLALFVFSSQELTDTLAALHQSRPGVEIAGVFDPGFSYRAFSETLDLWGVSLPDRNCTLEANNHPWTQPLRTIGVPVLPVGDKLHHKFAVVDGRIVITGSHNWTQAANRQNDENTLFIDSPVVAAHYEREFARLYRQSLLRPSRKLLEQVAQVATRCPTVTAKPTGKAEPTAPTPINSATPADLKALPGIGPVTARALVEYRTAHGPFHTLEDLQQVKGFGPKTVLALAGRVRFD; encoded by the coding sequence ATGGTAAAGCAGCACAAGCAAGGGATGAGTCAGCGGGATCTTTTCTTCGTCGGGGGTGCGTTAGTCCTGATCCTGGGAGTCGCCTATCTGCTGGGTCAAGGGTCGGGAGCAACCGTAGATCCAGGGAAAATCGAAGTCTCCACCCTGGAAGATGACCGCCTCTACACCGGAGTCGCTGACGAATACGACGACAGCGCACCCAAGAGCCGACCCGAGCGCAAACCTCTTCCCCCCGAAGAACTCAAGCCCATCGCGCCTCTACCCCAAGCTCCCAACCTGCGCGTCTACTTCAACCAAAACCACGCCAGCACCTACACCGACCCCTATCGTCAGATCCGCCGCTACGGCGACGATCTCGAAGCCATCGTCGTTGCAGAGGTCAACAAAGCGCAGACCTCCTTGGACCTAGCTGTCCACGAACTCAACTTGCCCCACATTGCTCAAGCCATCGCTGCACGGTCACGAGCAGGCGTGCGCGTCCGCCTCATCATGGAAAATGCCTACACCCGCGATGTAGGACAATTTACGCCCACCGACTTGGCACAACTGAACGAGCGTGACCGAGACCGCGCCGAACAATTGCGCCGGTACATAGATATCGACAACGATGGCCGACTTACCCCGGCAGAATTAGCCGAACGCGACGCGCTCTATATTTTGAACCAACAGGGCGTACCCTGGATCGACGACACCGCAGATGGCTCCAAGGGAAGCGGCATCATGCATGATAAGTACCTGCTCATCGACGGACAGACGCTCATCACCGGCTCGACCAACCTGACCTATAGCGATGTCCATGGTGACCGGGATGCACCGGATACGCGGGGCAATAATAACAACCTCCTCGTCATTACCAGCCCAGCGTTGGTCGCGCTCTATCGCCGGGACTTCGAGCAAATGTGGGGGGATGGTCCCGGCGGACTCCCAGATTCCCGTTTCGGTAGCCGCAAAACTCCCAGCCCCCTCGTCCCTCAAGCGGTGGGGGATATTGCTGTAGCCGTGCAATTCTCCCCAATGGGTGCGCGGGTGCCCCAAGCGATGACTACCAACGGCTCCGTGGCCCAAGCCCTGAGTGAGGCCACCGCTTCGGTACATCTCGCCCTCTTTGTCTTCAGTTCTCAGGAACTCACAGACACCCTCGCCGCTCTCCACCAAAGTCGCCCCGGTGTAGAAATCGCGGGGGTATTCGACCCCGGCTTCAGCTACCGCGCCTTCAGTGAAACCCTGGACCTGTGGGGGGTGAGTTTACCTGACCGGAACTGCACATTGGAGGCGAACAATCACCCATGGACGCAACCCCTCCGTACTATTGGTGTCCCGGTCCTGCCCGTAGGAGATAAACTGCATCATAAATTCGCTGTGGTGGATGGGCGCATCGTCATCACGGGTTCACATAACTGGACGCAAGCAGCCAACCGCCAAAATGACGAAAACACGCTCTTCATCGATAGCCCGGTCGTCGCTGCCCACTACGAGCGGGAATTTGCCCGCCTCTACCGCCAAAGTCTCCTGCGCCCCTCCCGCAAACTCCTAGAGCAGGTCGCTCAGGTCGCCACCCGTTGCCCAACCGTCACCGCCAAACCAACAGGGAAAGCCGAGCCTACCGCCCCGACCCCAATCAACAGTGCCACTCCTGCGGACCTCAAAGCCCTCCCCGGCATTGGCCCGGTCACTGCCCGCGCCCTGGTGGAATACCGCACCGCCCATGGACCTTTTCACACGCTAGAAGACCTCCAACAGGTCAAGGGCTTCGGTCCAAAAACCGTTTTAGCTCTTGCTGGTCGCGTTCGCTTCGACTGA
- a CDS encoding TIGR02652 family protein, whose protein sequence is MYQPSNYFPIFGPDIPCPHCRQNIAALTLTDTYLCQRHGAFEADPQTEELVHLQSSRRWRRWQDSWYRQHTHADGIRFEIHEELDRLHAQGYRATRILVAHRYKDLLSSSLERMSWSAEDSLRLTLGGPASENSARYRLYGLPVEFSTGDPRWLVINFELYKEPGASLKERYFRNLFDH, encoded by the coding sequence ATGTATCAACCTTCAAATTACTTCCCCATTTTTGGACCAGATATCCCCTGCCCACACTGCCGGCAGAATATCGCGGCCCTTACCTTAACAGATACCTATCTATGTCAACGCCACGGAGCTTTTGAGGCCGATCCCCAGACCGAAGAACTGGTCCATCTCCAGTCTTCCCGCCGCTGGCGACGCTGGCAGGATAGCTGGTACCGCCAACACACCCACGCTGACGGCATCCGCTTCGAGATCCACGAAGAGCTGGACCGCCTCCATGCCCAAGGCTACCGGGCGACTCGTATCCTGGTTGCCCACCGCTATAAAGACCTCTTGAGCAGTTCTCTGGAGCGCATGAGCTGGAGTGCTGAGGACAGCTTGCGTCTGACGCTAGGGGGTCCGGCGAGTGAAAACAGTGCCCGCTATCGGCTCTATGGCCTGCCCGTCGAATTTAGCACAGGCGATCCCCGCTGGCTGGTGATCAACTTCGAACTGTATAAAGAACCAGGAGCATCTCTTAAAGAGCGCTATTTCCGTAATCTCTTTGACCACTGA
- a CDS encoding homocysteine biosynthesis protein, with translation MTLRTLDQINNRIQEGTVTVLTAHAFKQQVQREGLQSVAQRVDVVTVGSFEVAESAGAFFNLGHPDPPLRMQQVWLNDVEGYCGFGAVDFYLGAAKSSSTQEWRYGGGHVIEQLIRSEQVRLRATGYPNDCHPLREFDTLITKDTINQFYLYMPRGLYQNFIVGVNGGDRPLYTFLGTLQPRLGNAIYASGGAFSPLLNDPYLSLLGVGSRIWLGGAIGYVAWEGTQHFPLQKRLPNGTPVGPAATLALIGDCKAMDARWVRGCRLQNYGTGLMVGVGLALPVLDLTAAQHLAVTDQEVVAPVVDFAIPRRVRPVFDMVNYAQLKSGKILINGQAVRTAPLSSLYWAQEIAAELKGWVEEGRFMLHTAVAPLPLDQVFLSQEGRTAQGIAPWEL, from the coding sequence ATGACCCTCAGAACGCTAGACCAGATCAACAACCGCATTCAGGAAGGCACCGTGACCGTCCTGACCGCCCACGCCTTCAAGCAGCAGGTGCAGCGCGAGGGATTGCAGTCCGTAGCACAGAGAGTGGATGTGGTGACGGTTGGCAGTTTTGAGGTGGCTGAATCGGCTGGTGCCTTTTTTAATCTCGGGCACCCGGACCCGCCCCTCAGGATGCAGCAGGTTTGGCTCAACGACGTAGAGGGCTACTGTGGCTTTGGGGCGGTGGATTTTTATCTGGGAGCGGCTAAAAGCTCCAGTACCCAGGAATGGCGCTATGGTGGTGGACACGTTATTGAGCAGTTGATCCGCAGCGAGCAGGTCCGCCTTCGGGCCACAGGCTACCCCAACGACTGCCACCCGCTCCGGGAGTTTGACACCCTCATCACCAAGGACACGATCAATCAGTTTTATTTGTATATGCCCCGGGGGCTCTATCAAAATTTCATCGTCGGGGTCAATGGCGGTGACCGTCCGCTCTATACCTTCCTTGGGACGCTCCAACCACGGCTGGGTAACGCCATCTATGCTAGTGGTGGGGCCTTCTCCCCTCTGCTCAACGACCCTTATTTATCGCTGTTGGGGGTGGGTAGCCGAATCTGGCTGGGGGGGGCTATCGGCTATGTCGCTTGGGAGGGGACTCAACACTTCCCTCTGCAAAAGCGTCTGCCCAACGGTACCCCGGTCGGCCCCGCAGCCACCTTGGCCCTGATTGGCGACTGCAAGGCCATGGATGCCCGCTGGGTCCGGGGTTGCCGCCTCCAGAACTATGGCACGGGTCTGATGGTTGGGGTCGGTTTAGCGCTACCCGTCCTGGATCTGACTGCGGCGCAACATTTGGCTGTCACGGACCAGGAAGTGGTTGCCCCGGTGGTAGATTTTGCGATCCCCCGTCGCGTCCGCCCGGTCTTTGACATGGTCAACTACGCCCAACTCAAGTCCGGGAAAATCTTGATCAATGGTCAGGCGGTCCGCACAGCCCCCTTAAGCAGTCTGTACTGGGCACAAGAGATCGCCGCAGAACTTAAGGGTTGGGTGGAAGAAGGGCGCTTTATGCTCCATACCGCTGTTGCTCCTCTACCCCTGGATCAGGTTTTTCTGTCGCAAGAGGGGCGAACAGCGCAAGGGATCGCTCCTTGGGAACTATAG
- a CDS encoding DUF6679 family protein, with protein MLHRKIYQLSQDGGEVWMYLRDQGRWLERAKILDIEGDLVTVRYETEEEDEVCAWEEMIRLDSIGSITRRLSSVPKGRMHAGDLLVSEDCPEAERMRPQDY; from the coding sequence ATGTTGCACCGCAAGATATACCAGCTTTCCCAGGACGGTGGGGAGGTTTGGATGTATTTACGAGATCAGGGAAGATGGCTGGAGCGGGCGAAAATCCTGGACATTGAGGGCGATCTCGTGACCGTGCGCTACGAAACGGAAGAAGAAGATGAGGTATGCGCTTGGGAAGAAATGATCCGTCTGGATAGTATCGGCTCGATCACCCGTCGTCTTTCCTCGGTCCCGAAGGGGCGGATGCACGCTGGAGACCTGCTGGTCTCTGAGGATTGTCCCGAAGCGGAGCGTATGCGTCCTCAAGACTATTAA
- a CDS encoding exo-beta-N-acetylmuramidase NamZ domain-containing protein, with amino-acid sequence MRPCLGLLLLVVLGISMPVWAANPRLLARLQALDGAVEEAIRNQEIPGAVVVVGHQGEIIWRRAYGYRALRPRLLPMTPDTVFDIASLTKPVATATALMVLVDAGKVDLEAPVSRYLPEFAQGGKGLITVRHLLVHGSGLRDTPASDFKNGPAQAFEHLYRQRVGRVGQFHYTDTNYLILGQLVARVAGMPLERLVRDRVFRPLGMDDTGYGSPPSLRVAPTSPTGGTAVHDPKARLLGGVAGNAGVYSTADDLAHFCQMLLDRGQTKGHLFLSPQTVERMLTPYIFPDGKRRALGWDIDTPYATAPRGTFPLGSFGHTGYTGTSLWIDPGSQSFVILLSNRVHLSNGGNVKPLRQRVATIVADALYARNQPVLTGLDTLVEQGFAPLAGRHLGLITNRTGVSRTGARNIDLLRAAPEVTLVALFSPEHGLGAEQDTKLGDSYDLLTHLPIYSLYGTRDRPSLSTLQGIDTLVYDIQDIGTRFYTYLTTLGYMLETCARYHLTCVVLDRPNPLTGTRIEGILPDPEKLGFTAYYPLPVRYGMTAGELASFFNHERKLGADLRVIPMAGWRRDLWYDQTGLGWVNPSPNIRNLTEALLYPGIGTLEATNLSVGRGTATPFEVVGAPWIDGPRLSSQLNALSLSGVHFSPVTFTPSASTYRGQVCQGVHLEISDREHFEPIRTGIEIALQLRSYPQWEGAKFDRLLRNARFQEDFKAAASAQVLLAKYSMELEAFKIRRQNYLLYP; translated from the coding sequence ATGCGTCCTTGTCTGGGCCTATTGCTGTTGGTGGTTCTGGGCATCTCCATGCCGGTTTGGGCAGCAAATCCAAGGTTATTAGCGCGGTTGCAGGCTTTGGATGGGGCTGTGGAAGAGGCCATTCGCAATCAGGAAATTCCCGGAGCTGTGGTGGTAGTCGGCCATCAAGGGGAGATTATCTGGCGCAGGGCCTACGGTTACCGTGCCCTCAGGCCGCGGCTGCTACCTATGACCCCCGATACTGTTTTTGATATTGCTTCTTTGACTAAGCCGGTGGCGACAGCTACTGCGCTCATGGTGTTGGTCGATGCGGGGAAGGTGGATCTAGAGGCTCCTGTCAGCCGTTATCTCCCAGAGTTTGCCCAGGGAGGGAAGGGCTTGATCACGGTTCGGCACCTGCTCGTCCATGGCTCCGGGCTCCGGGACACCCCCGCCAGCGACTTCAAAAACGGTCCCGCACAGGCTTTTGAGCACTTATACCGTCAGCGGGTGGGGCGGGTGGGCCAGTTCCACTACACCGATACCAACTATCTTATCCTCGGGCAACTGGTGGCACGCGTGGCGGGGATGCCGCTGGAGCGCTTGGTCCGAGACCGGGTTTTTAGACCCTTGGGGATGGACGATACCGGCTACGGTAGCCCTCCGTCCTTAAGGGTTGCACCCACCAGTCCCACAGGAGGAACGGCAGTCCACGACCCCAAAGCCCGCCTTCTGGGAGGCGTCGCGGGGAATGCAGGCGTCTATAGCACTGCTGACGATCTGGCCCACTTTTGTCAAATGCTCCTGGACCGGGGCCAGACGAAAGGGCACCTGTTTCTTAGTCCCCAGACGGTGGAGCGTATGCTCACGCCCTATATTTTCCCGGATGGGAAGCGCCGTGCCTTGGGCTGGGATATCGATACGCCCTACGCTACGGCTCCTCGAGGGACTTTTCCTCTGGGCTCCTTTGGGCACACAGGCTATACGGGTACTTCGCTGTGGATCGATCCGGGAAGTCAGAGTTTCGTCATTCTCCTCAGCAACCGAGTTCATCTATCCAATGGCGGCAATGTCAAACCTTTGCGCCAGAGGGTCGCTACGATTGTGGCTGACGCACTCTACGCTCGCAACCAGCCGGTGCTCACCGGGCTCGACACCCTAGTGGAGCAAGGCTTTGCGCCATTGGCTGGACGGCATCTCGGGCTCATCACCAACCGCACTGGCGTGAGTCGGACTGGAGCGCGCAATATCGATCTGCTACGGGCAGCCCCGGAGGTTACGCTAGTCGCGCTTTTTAGCCCCGAGCATGGTCTGGGAGCCGAGCAAGACACCAAACTCGGCGACAGCTACGATCTGCTTACCCACCTGCCCATCTACAGCCTCTACGGTACCCGCGACCGGCCCAGCCTGAGCACCTTGCAGGGAATCGACACGCTGGTCTACGACATCCAAGATATTGGCACCCGCTTTTACACCTACCTCACAACCCTGGGGTACATGCTGGAGACCTGCGCCCGTTATCACTTGACCTGTGTCGTCCTCGACCGCCCCAATCCCCTCACCGGTACCCGGATTGAAGGCATCCTCCCGGACCCTGAAAAGCTGGGCTTCACCGCCTACTATCCGCTGCCGGTGCGCTATGGCATGACCGCAGGCGAACTCGCCAGCTTCTTCAACCACGAACGCAAACTAGGTGCAGACCTCCGGGTGATCCCGATGGCGGGGTGGCGGCGCGACCTGTGGTATGACCAGACGGGTCTGGGATGGGTCAATCCCTCCCCCAATATCCGCAACCTCACCGAAGCCCTCCTCTATCCCGGCATTGGCACGCTTGAGGCTACCAATCTCTCGGTGGGACGGGGGACAGCTACGCCGTTTGAAGTGGTAGGAGCGCCCTGGATCGACGGTCCCCGCCTGAGTAGCCAACTCAACGCGCTGAGCCTGTCCGGTGTTCACTTCAGCCCAGTCACTTTTACCCCGAGCGCCAGTACCTATCGGGGGCAGGTCTGTCAGGGAGTGCACCTCGAAATCTCCGACCGGGAGCACTTCGAGCCCATCCGCACAGGGATTGAAATCGCGCTACAGCTACGCTCGTACCCCCAGTGGGAAGGAGCCAAATTTGATCGCTTGTTGCGCAATGCGCGCTTCCAGGAAGACTTTAAAGCGGCAGCATCCGCCCAAGTGCTCCTCGCGAAATACAGCATGGAGCTGGAAGCCTTCAAGATCCGCAGGCAGAACTACTTGCTCTATCCCTGA
- a CDS encoding enoyl-ACP reductase FabI, translating to MGQLEGKTALIMGVLNEHSLAWAITEALVAEGCACGFTYMPEERMERRVRKTIEGLNSRLIVPCDVQNDAQLQQVFSRAQETYGSLDIVIHSIAFAPRQTFEEPFHKTSRADFQTALDVSAYSLVAVAREALPVLNEYGSLLTLTYGASQRWIPNYNVMAVAKAALECSVRYLAVELGEAKKIRVNAISAGPVKTMAAAGIKGFGSMVERNVVKSPLHETIEPEDVGAAALFLCSSGAKRITGQVYYVDSGYSVMGW from the coding sequence GTGGGTCAACTCGAGGGTAAGACCGCCCTGATCATGGGCGTGCTCAACGAACACAGTCTGGCCTGGGCGATCACCGAAGCGCTGGTGGCTGAAGGCTGTGCGTGTGGCTTCACCTATATGCCCGAGGAGCGCATGGAGCGCCGGGTGCGCAAAACCATAGAGGGTCTCAATTCCCGCCTGATCGTCCCCTGCGATGTCCAAAATGACGCGCAACTCCAGCAAGTGTTTAGCCGTGCCCAGGAAACTTACGGCAGCCTGGACATTGTGATTCACTCCATCGCCTTTGCACCCCGGCAGACTTTTGAAGAACCTTTCCATAAGACGAGTCGGGCGGATTTTCAGACAGCCCTGGACGTGAGTGCTTATTCCCTCGTCGCAGTAGCCCGCGAAGCCTTGCCGGTCTTAAATGAATATGGGAGTCTGCTCACGCTTACCTATGGAGCGAGCCAGCGCTGGATCCCAAACTACAATGTCATGGCGGTCGCCAAGGCAGCTTTGGAATGCAGCGTGCGTTACTTAGCGGTAGAATTGGGGGAGGCCAAAAAAATCCGAGTTAATGCTATCAGTGCTGGACCCGTCAAAACCATGGCAGCAGCGGGGATAAAAGGATTTGGGAGCATGGTGGAGCGCAACGTGGTAAAGTCCCCCCTCCACGAGACTATCGAACCGGAGGATGTAGGAGCAGCAGCCCTGTTCCTGTGTTCTTCAGGAGCTAAACGGATCACCGGCCAAGTTTATTACGTGGATAGCGGCTACAGTGTGATGGGGTGGTGA